A single genomic interval of Alligator mississippiensis isolate rAllMis1 chromosome 15, rAllMis1, whole genome shotgun sequence harbors:
- the WDR74 gene encoding WD repeat-containing protein 74, translated as MASPARWNHVWVGAETGILKGVNLQKKQATNYTASGALRRDEGVCAMCWGDPLESEILVGCLDRSVKLFSTEKGKFTESRLCPGGEGPFRGLAVQDGSLITCVESGLLKVWHEDSSEAAELQVGPGVCRMRQNPARPQCVGTGGKENALKVWDLQQPQEPIFRAKNVRHDWLNLRVPVWDRDLQFLPGSEKIITCTGHHQVRVYDPSSPQRRPVLEVTYGEHPLTALSLAPGANSVVVGSARGDVAVIDLRQGRLLKCLKGFAGAVRGVQCHPTRPLVASCGLDRFLRLHGLDDKRLQHKVYLKSQLNCLLLTSREAWEDEDPDPAKAEEVKEEEDELWAAMETVRTHPAPKRAADPGAGAVKKQKRARAGP; from the exons ATGGCGTCCCCCGCGCGGTGGAATCACGTGTGGGTCGGCGCCGAGACCGGGATCCTCAAAG GCGTGAACCTGCAGAAGAAACAGGCCACGAACTACACGGCGTCGGGGGCGCTGCGGCGGGATGAGGGCGTCTGCGCCATGTGCTGGGGGGACCCCCTCGAGTCGGAG ATCCTGGTGGGCTGTCTGGACCGGTCGGTGAAGCTGTTCAGCACCGAGAAGGGGAAGTTCACGGAGTCGCGGCTGTGCCCTGGCGGGGAGGGGCCCTTCCGTGGCCTGGCTGTGCAGGACGG CTCCCTCATCACCTGCGTGGAGTCCGGGCTTCTCAAAGTCTGGCACGAGGACTCTTCTGAGGCT gcagagctgcaggtggggcCCGGCGTGTGCCGTATGCGGCAGAACCCGGCACGGCCGCAGTGCGTGGGCACGGGCGGGAAGGAGAACGCTCTCAAGGTCTGGgacctgcagcagccccaggagcccatCTTCCGTGCCAAGAAC GTGCGGCACGACTGGTTGAACCTGAGGGTGCCCGTCTGGGACCGCGACCTCCAGTTCCTGCCTGGCTCTGAGAAGATCATCACCTGCACTGGGCACCaccag GTGCGTGTCTAtgaccccagctccccacagcggCGCCCTGTGCTGGAGGTGACATATGGAGAGCACCCGCTCACTGCCCTCTCCCTTGCCCCCGGGGCCAA CTCGGTGGTGGTGGGCAGTGCCCGCGGGGACGTGGCCGTCATTGATCTGCGACAAG GGCGGCTACTCAAGTGCCTGAAGGGCTTCGCGGGGGCTGTGCGCGGGGTCCAGTGCCACCCGACCCGGCCCCTTGTCGCCTCCTGTGGCCTTGACCGCTTCTTACGCCTGCACGGCCTGGACGACAAACGCCTGCAGCACAAG GTTTACTTGAAGTCTCAGCTGAATTGTCTGCTGCTGACCAGCCGAGAGGCTTGGGAG GACGAAGACCCCGACCCAGCCAAGGCGGAAGAGGTCAAGGAGGAAGAGGATGAGCTCTGGGCCGCCATGGAGACTGTGcgcacccaccctgcccccaagcGGGCTGCGGACCCAGGCGCGGGGGCTGTGAAGAAGCAGAAGAGAGCCCGGGCGGGGCCCTGA
- the STX5 gene encoding syntaxin-5, protein MNTRRRHGSRTAAPGVYLGPSQTQVLPSPAAPAPLPPPPDAMSCRDRTQEFLSACKSLQSRQNGLQLSKPVSSAVRQRSEFTLIAKRIGKDLSNTFAKLEKLTILAKRKSLFDDKAVEIEELTYIIKQDINSLNKQIAQLQEFVRAKGGLSGRHVQTHSNTVVVSLQSKLASMSNDFKSVLEVRTENLKQQRSRREQFSRAPVSTSNLGGSTVLQDESRRASGDVAIDMDSRTSQQLQLIDEQDSYIQSRADTMQNIESTIVELGSIFQQLAHMVKEQEETIQRIDANVEDAQLNVEAAHSEILKYFQSVTSNRWLMVKIFLILIIFFIIFVVFLA, encoded by the exons ATGAACACGCGCCGACGCCACGGCTCTAGGACCGCGGCACCGGGAGTCTACCTGGGACCCTCGCAGACGCAGGTGCTGCCCTCccccgccgccccggccccgctcccgccCCCCCCGGACGCCATGTCGTGCCGCGACCGGACCCAGGAGTTCCTCTCCGCCTGCAAATCCCTGCAGAGCCGGCAG aaCGGGCTGCAGCTCAGCAAGCCGGTGTCCAGCGCCGTGCGCCAGCGCAGCGAGTTCACCCTCATCGCCAA GCGGATCGGCAAGGATCTCAGCAACACCTTCGCCAAGCTGGAGAAGCTGACCATCC TGGCCAAGCGGAAGTCCCTGTTCGATGACAAGGCGGTGGAGATCGAGGAGCTGACGTACATCATCAAGCAG gaCATCAACAGCCTGAACAAGCAGATCGCGCAGCTGCAGGAGTTCGTGCGGGCCAAGGGCGGGCTGAGCGGGCGGCATGTCCAGACCCACTCCAACACCGTGGTGGTGTCCCTGCAG TCTAAGCTGGCTTCAATGTCCAATGACTTCAAGTCGGTGCTGGAGGTGAGAACAGAG AATCTGAAGCAGCAGAGGAGCCGGCGAGAGCAATTCTCCCGCGCGCCTGTCTCGACCAGCAACTTGG GCGGCTCCACGGTGCTGCAGGACGAATCTCGTCGGGCCTCGGGGGACGTGGCCATCGACATGGACAGCCGCACCAGCCAGCAGCTACAGCTCATCGACGAGCAG GACTCGTACATCCAGAGCCGGGCGGACACCATGCAGAACATTGAGTCCACCATCGTGGAGCTGGGCTCCATCTTCCAGCAGCTGGCACACATGGTGAAGGAGCAGGAGGAGACTATCCAGAG GATCGACGCTAACGTGGAGGACGCGCAGCTGAACGTGGAGGCGGCCCACTCCGAGATCCTCAAGTACTTCCAGTCTGTCACCTCCAACCGCTGGCTCATGGTCAAGATCTTCCTCATCCTCATCATCTTCTTCATCATCTTCGTGGTCTTCCTGGCCTGA